Proteins encoded together in one Mastacembelus armatus chromosome 15, fMasArm1.2, whole genome shotgun sequence window:
- the socs5b gene encoding suppressor of cytokine signaling 5b, protein MKKVGNMWSNLKSRCQTLFHNNSSGSCESSAEADAIHCMVDLGQGGSSSEAQASGTSSPSRTLLPVPMVTAGRRHHNCVSDIPQIVEITIDKDAEDVRGGSGGVPLARRDSYSRHAPWGGKKKHSCSTKTQSSLETDRRSGRLRGSGSRRERRYGVSSIQEMSDSVSGGCSLNPRSLRQRLSDTVGLCLPLPTHRRSRSSKNPVTSKRKIHLTELMLETCPFPPGSDLAHKWHLIKQHTAPVSPHSSTALLDAFDPAHPSPEDEEERLRERRRLSIEEGVDPPPNAQIHTLEASVPGSSLYKLGPKMAPGIGEASGDGRASGTSSSMGAGSSGSCGQLLGAAASAQDCDSEEDSTTLCLQARRPKQRHASGDGHLSRQQPGPWKVHTQIDYIHCLVPDLLQITALPCYWGVMDRYEAEALLDGRPEGTFLLRDSAQEDYLFSVSFRRYNRSLHARIEQWNHNFSFDAHDPCVFHSSTVTGLLEHYKDPSACMFFEPLLTAPLHRTFPFGLQHLARAAICRWTTYDGIGSLPLPPALQDFLKEYHYKQKVRVRWLEREPPLKVK, encoded by the coding sequence ATGAAGAAAGTGGGCAACATGTGGAGCAACCTGAAGAGCAGATGCCAGACCCTTTTTCACAACAACAGTTCAGGATCCTGTGAAAGCAGTGCTGAGGCAGATGCTATCCACTGTATGGTGGATCTTGGTCAAGGAGGCAGCTCAAGTGAGGCACAGGCATCAGGAACCTCTAGCCCATCACGCACCCTCCTACCAGTGCCAATGGTAACAGCAGGACGGCGCCATCACAACTGTGTGTCGGACATCCCTCAGATAGTAGAGATCACTATAGACAAGGATGCTGAGGATGTGCGGGGGGGATCAGGGGGTGTTCCCCTAGCCCGGAGAGACTCCTATTCCCGTCATGCTCCATGGGGAGGCAAGAAAAAACACTCATGTTCCACCAAAACACAGAGTTCtttggagacagacagacggtCTGGGCGATTACGGGGCAGTGGTAGCCGCAGGGAAAGGCGTTATGGGGTCAGCTCCATCCAGGAGATGAGCGACTCTGTATCTGGTGGATGCAGTCTAAATCCTCGTTCTCTGCGACAGCGACTAAGTGATACAGTAGGACTGTGCTTACCCCTCCCCACTCACAGACGCTCTCGTTCATCCAAGAACCCTGTCACTTCCAAACGTAAGATTCACCTGACAGAGCTCATGCTGGAGACCTGCCCCTTTCCACCAGGCTCAGACCTCGCTCACAAGTGGCACTTGATCAAGCAACACACTGCACCGGTCAGTCCGCATTCCTCCACTGCTCTGCTGGATGCCTTTGACCCGGCCCACCCCTCTcctgaggatgaagaggaaCGTCTACGTGAGCGCCGCAGACTTAGCATTGAAGAAGGTGTGGACCCACCACCTAATGCACAGATCCACACCCTGGAGGCCTCTGTGCCAGGCTCCTCTCTCTATAAACTGGGACCAAAGATGGCTCCTGGCATAGGAGAGGCCTCTGGGGATGGCCGGGCCTCAGGGACCAGCAGCTCTATGGGCGCTGGTTCATCAGGGTCCTGTGGCCAGTTGTTGGGGGCTGCAGCGTCGGCCCAGGACTGTGACTCTGAAGAGGATTCAACCACCCTTTGTCTGCAGGCCAGGAGGCCCAAGCAGAGGCATGCCTCTGGAGATGGTCATCTAAGTCGGCAGCAGCCTGGGCCCTGGAAAGTTCACACACAGATAGACTACATCCACTGTCTGGTGCCAGACCTATTGCAGATCACAGCTCTACCCTGTTACTGGGGTGTGATGGACCGCTATGAGGCAGAGGCACTGTTGGATGGACGGCCAGAGGGCACCTTCCTGCTGCGTGACTCAGCCCAGGAGGACTATCTCTTCTCCGTTAGCTTCCGTCGTTACAACCGCTCACTGCACGCCCGCATCGAGCAGTGGAACCACAACTTCAGCTTTGATGCTCATGACCCTTGTGTTTTCCACTCTTCGACTGTCACAGGACTGCTGGAGCACTACAAGGACCCCAGCGCCTGCATGTTTTTTGAACCGCTGCTTACAGCACCCCTACATCGAACCTTTCCCTTTGGCCTGCAGCACCTGGCACGAGCCGCCATCTGCCGCTGGACCACTTATGATGGTATAGGCTCTCTGCCGCTACCT